Proteins co-encoded in one Lynx canadensis isolate LIC74 chromosome C1, mLynCan4.pri.v2, whole genome shotgun sequence genomic window:
- the LOC115521797 gene encoding 60S ribosomal protein L38-like yields the protein MPHKTDEIKDLLLKARRSDANTVKVKKNKNNVKSKVRCSRYFDILVFTAKERAVKLKQPLPPRLAIKELK from the coding sequence ATGCCTCACAAAACTGACGAAATCAAGGACCTTCTGCTCAAAGCCAGAAGAAGCGATGCCAACACTGTCAAggtcaagaaaaataagaataatgtgaAGTCTAAAGTTCGATGCAGCAGATACTTTGATATCTTGGTCTTCACAGCCAAAGAAAGGGCAGTGAAACTGAAGCAGCCTCTGCCCCCCAGGTTGGCAATAAAGGAGCTAAAATGA